Proteins found in one Oribacterium sp. oral taxon 102 genomic segment:
- a CDS encoding CHAP domain-containing protein — MNGSSWCAMFVSYCAYQAGVLDELVPRYAWCPSGMTWYKNKGRYHKRNTGYIPRKGDIIFFYSNAQGRVTHTGIVVDGDAKTVITIEGNTSKEKVAMKFYDLDTIRIDGYGDNGGERIYTSTAPSQEISQKTFRLREDYEKTIRYGTTFWIRLNNPNPNPVMDRQ, encoded by the coding sequence ATGAACGGGAGCTCCTGGTGCGCCATGTTCGTTTCCTACTGCGCCTATCAGGCGGGTGTTCTGGATGAGCTCGTGCCCCGCTATGCGTGGTGCCCGTCCGGAATGACATGGTATAAGAATAAGGGAAGATATCATAAGCGAAACACCGGCTATATCCCCAGAAAGGGCGACATTATCTTCTTCTACAGCAATGCGCAGGGAAGAGTCACGCATACAGGCATCGTCGTAGACGGAGATGCCAAAACCGTCATCACCATCGAGGGAAATACCAGCAAGGAGAAGGTCGCCATGAAATTCTACGATCTGGACACGATCCGAATCGATGGCTACGGAGACAACGGCGGAGAAAGGATCTACACCAGCACCGCACCTTCGCAGGAAATTTCCCAGAAAACCTTCCGTCTGCGGGAGGACTATGAGAAGACCATCCGCTACGGCACCACGTTCTGGATCCGTCTCAACAACCCGAATCCGAACCCCGTTATGGATCGGCAATAG